In Penaeus monodon isolate SGIC_2016 unplaced genomic scaffold, NSTDA_Pmon_1 PmonScaffold_24792, whole genome shotgun sequence, the sequence GCATTACACTTGGCCGCGGGGATGGTGCCCCACGAAAGCAGGCAGAGCCAGTATAGCGCCCCGACGGAGGCGAGCATGAGCGCCAGCACGCAGGGGAGGGCGTGGCCGTAGAGCAGGTCGGTGAGGCGGGCGGCGAGGAGGCCCGCGGCGGCCGAGGAGACCACGGCGACGAGCCCTAGCCACGAAGCCTCTTCCTGAAGGAGAGGCACAGGCTGTAACGCGGCAGGCTGCTTTGGGCCTCGCTGGCTCAGGATCATGGCGACAGCGAGGGAAACGTCCCTTTTTAAATCAGCTCATCCTTTAAAGTCTCATATTTAACAGTGACAGAAAATTCTTTCgtagttgcttttttttttttttttttttttttttttttttttttttttttttttttttttgtctaaaagtgaatattatcattgtcaccgtAAATGGTATCACTGATAAtacctcatcattatcaaggaCCACCATTACTATCCGAATCGTCATTACTAAAACGTTTTTGTTAATCCCCtctatatataacatcatcatcagtaatgttCTCATCGTCAATAATTTCTCTTACAACTCAATTACTTTTTTCCTAAACAAACCACACGATCCCCGTTAGTCTCGCCGTAAAATCTCACTCGCGCACGCCCGGCCGCCCACCTGCTGGATGCCGAGGGAAGAGAGGTAATAGCTGAGGACCGCCTCCCACGGGATGCTGGACAGGCCGTACGACGCGAACACCAGCAGCGCGTCGCGGTTTTCTGACGAAGAAGGAGAGCCGCTGGTTTCTCTGCTCGTGGTAGCGTTTGTGCtttttgcc encodes:
- the LOC119570343 gene encoding uncharacterized protein LOC119570343, with the translated sequence MVVLVNVPVILGLSCITITIFIAIAVTKPWLYFCDMIKIMVISIVIQLALGETSGSPSSSENRDALLVFASYGLSSIPWEAVLSYYLSSLGIQQEEASWLGLVAVVSSAAAGLLAARLTDLLYGHALPCVLALMLASVGALYWLCLLSWGTIPAAKCNARCCFLSCTIL